In one window of Chryseobacterium phocaeense DNA:
- a CDS encoding alpha-ketoacid dehydrogenase subunit alpha/beta: MENTLHEKVSQDILLKAYNHMMLAKAMADIYEENRNICKYVHSTSRGHEAIQLATAYQLKKEDWVSPYYRDESILLGIGFEPYQLMLQLLAKAEDPFSGGRSYYSHPSSRDENKPKIIHQSSATGMQTIPTTGVAQGIKYIQDFNLQHFENNPVVVCSLGDNSVTEGEVSEALQFAALHQLPIIFLVQDNEWGISVTKEEARTCDAYDFVAGFTGLSRMRVDGTDFVESFEAMKKAVDFVRTERKPLVVCAKTVLIGHHTSGVRREFYRDEEDLTKHRAKDPGEILRKQLLESGIDEDLLKQITKKARLEAEEAFERAKNAEDPKPETVMQHVFAPTPITEETGTREPAGGEKIVMVDAAIHAVQELMWKHPEALLYGQDVGERIGGVFRETVTLGKKFGSKRVFNTAIQEAYIIGSTAGMSAVGLKPIVEVQFADYIYPGINQLITEISKSSYLSQGKFPVSNIIRVPIGAYGGGGPYHSGSVESILANIKGIKIAYPSNAADFKGLLKAAYYDPNPVIMLEHKGLYWSKVPGTEDAKTIEPAEDYILPFGKGKVIIEADQNETEKGRTLLVVTYGMGVYWAKEAVKNFAGRVEVIDLRTIIPLDEELVFERVKAHGKCIVLTEEQLNNSFAEAFAHRISKNCFKYLDAPVETIGSLDVPAVPINLVLEKEMLPNAEKLSQKIEEMLKN; encoded by the coding sequence ATGGAAAATACACTTCACGAAAAAGTTTCTCAGGATATTTTGCTTAAAGCCTACAATCATATGATGCTGGCTAAAGCCATGGCTGACATCTATGAAGAAAACAGAAACATCTGTAAATATGTTCATAGTACATCAAGAGGGCATGAAGCTATTCAGCTGGCCACAGCCTATCAATTAAAAAAAGAAGACTGGGTATCACCTTATTATCGTGATGAAAGCATTCTTTTAGGGATAGGTTTTGAACCATATCAACTGATGTTACAACTGCTGGCTAAAGCCGAAGATCCGTTTTCGGGAGGAAGATCCTATTATTCTCACCCATCAAGCCGTGACGAAAATAAACCGAAGATTATCCACCAAAGTTCTGCTACGGGAATGCAGACCATTCCTACAACAGGGGTAGCTCAGGGAATAAAATATATCCAGGATTTTAATTTACAGCATTTCGAGAATAATCCTGTGGTAGTATGCAGTCTTGGAGACAACTCGGTAACAGAAGGCGAAGTAAGTGAAGCTTTGCAGTTTGCCGCCCTTCACCAGCTTCCTATTATCTTCCTGGTGCAGGATAACGAATGGGGAATTTCCGTAACCAAAGAAGAAGCAAGAACCTGTGATGCGTATGATTTCGTAGCCGGATTTACGGGGCTCAGCAGAATGCGTGTAGACGGAACGGACTTCGTAGAAAGCTTTGAAGCCATGAAAAAGGCTGTAGATTTTGTAAGAACCGAAAGAAAACCTTTGGTCGTTTGTGCCAAAACTGTTCTTATCGGACACCATACCTCAGGAGTGAGAAGAGAATTCTACAGAGATGAAGAAGATTTAACAAAACACAGAGCTAAAGATCCGGGTGAAATTCTAAGAAAACAGCTTCTTGAATCAGGAATTGATGAAGATCTTTTAAAACAGATCACCAAGAAAGCCCGCCTTGAAGCAGAAGAAGCTTTTGAAAGAGCTAAAAATGCAGAAGATCCAAAACCGGAAACGGTGATGCAGCATGTTTTCGCTCCTACTCCTATTACTGAGGAAACAGGAACGCGTGAACCTGCAGGCGGTGAAAAAATTGTAATGGTAGATGCTGCCATCCATGCCGTTCAGGAACTGATGTGGAAGCATCCTGAAGCGCTTCTTTACGGACAGGATGTAGGAGAAAGAATCGGAGGAGTTTTCAGAGAGACCGTTACTTTAGGGAAAAAATTCGGAAGCAAAAGGGTATTCAATACAGCGATACAGGAAGCCTATATCATCGGATCTACTGCGGGAATGAGCGCAGTTGGATTAAAACCGATCGTAGAAGTGCAGTTTGCCGATTATATTTATCCGGGGATCAACCAGCTGATCACAGAAATATCAAAATCAAGTTATTTAAGTCAGGGAAAATTCCCTGTAAGCAATATTATCCGCGTACCGATCGGTGCTTACGGCGGTGGCGGACCTTACCACAGTGGAAGTGTGGAAAGTATTTTAGCCAATATCAAAGGCATCAAGATTGCTTATCCTAGCAACGCTGCTGATTTCAAAGGCCTATTAAAAGCGGCTTACTACGATCCGAACCCAGTGATTATGCTTGAACACAAAGGTCTATACTGGAGTAAAGTTCCGGGAACTGAAGATGCCAAGACCATTGAGCCGGCAGAAGATTATATCCTTCCGTTCGGAAAAGGAAAAGTGATCATTGAAGCAGATCAGAATGAGACTGAAAAAGGAAGAACACTATTGGTAGTCACCTATGGAATGGGTGTTTACTGGGCAAAAGAAGCGGTGAAGAATTTTGCCGGAAGAGTGGAAGTCATTGATCTGAGAACTATTATTCCTCTGGATGAAGAACTTGTTTTCGAAAGAGTAAAAGCCCATGGAAAATGCATCGTTCTCACAGAAGAGCAGCTGAACAATTCATTTGCTGAAGCATTTGCACACCGTATCTCTAAAAACTGTTTCAAATATCTGGATGCTCCTGTAGAAACAATAGGCTCTCTGGATGTTCCAGCAGTTCCTATCAATCTGGTATTGGAAAAAGAAATGCTTCCCAATGCTGAAAAACTGAGCCAAAAGATTGAAGAAATGCTGAAAAATTAA
- a CDS encoding Lrp/AsnC family transcriptional regulator, with product MNFDETDKKLLLLLQEDCKQTTKELSYKLGLSVTAVYERIKKLENLGVISKYVALLDRQKIDRDFIVLCHVKLIQHKKEYVLQFEKEVMNLHEVTECFHVSGDYDYILKIGVKDIADYRNFMLTKLTALQHIASTHSSFMISEVKNTTAIVL from the coding sequence ATGAACTTTGATGAAACGGATAAAAAACTGCTGCTGTTGCTTCAGGAAGACTGTAAGCAGACCACCAAAGAACTGTCTTACAAGCTTGGTTTGTCGGTAACGGCGGTTTATGAGCGTATCAAAAAGCTTGAAAACTTAGGAGTGATCTCAAAATATGTAGCCTTGCTGGACCGGCAGAAAATCGACAGGGATTTTATTGTTTTATGCCATGTAAAATTAATACAGCACAAAAAGGAGTATGTCCTGCAGTTTGAAAAAGAGGTAATGAATCTCCACGAAGTGACTGAATGTTTTCATGTGAGCGGAGATTACGATTATATCCTTAAAATAGGAGTAAAAGATATTGCGGACTACCGTAATTTTATGCTGACCAAATTAACGGCGCTTCAGCATATAGCAAGTACCCACAGCTCTTTTATGATCTCTGAAGTGAAAAATACTACGGCTATTGTGCTGTAA
- a CDS encoding helix-turn-helix domain-containing protein, with the protein MDFQIQYITPDIKLSTYDDKLFKTETVFEFHMLVWFISGETKIIQADKTYLFKAGDIFLIPRNHLATIINYPKDGLPHKAVVMHLTTERLKQFYAAAGTEYKNTYRESKIYSFQEHPLLKSCLASLIPYFEMKGPFPEHIAAIKITEAISIIREIDKDIDGILADFEEPGKIDLVNFMEKNYMFNMSLERFGYLTGRSLSTFNRDFRKIFQTTPQRWLTQKRLELAYYHLKEKHKRPSDVFLEVGFEDLSHFSYAFKKQYGLVPSALS; encoded by the coding sequence ATGGATTTCCAGATACAGTATATCACCCCGGATATCAAGCTTTCAACCTATGATGATAAACTTTTCAAGACGGAAACCGTTTTTGAATTCCATATGCTTGTGTGGTTTATCTCCGGTGAAACTAAAATTATCCAGGCAGATAAAACCTATCTGTTTAAAGCAGGGGATATTTTCCTGATCCCGAGAAATCATCTCGCAACGATTATCAATTATCCGAAAGACGGGCTTCCGCATAAGGCTGTAGTGATGCATCTTACCACGGAACGCCTGAAACAGTTTTATGCCGCTGCCGGTACTGAATATAAAAATACCTACCGGGAATCTAAAATCTACAGTTTTCAGGAGCATCCTCTGTTGAAAAGCTGTCTGGCTTCACTGATTCCTTACTTTGAGATGAAAGGACCGTTTCCGGAACATATTGCTGCTATAAAAATTACAGAGGCCATTAGTATTATCAGGGAAATCGATAAGGATATAGATGGAATACTGGCGGATTTCGAAGAGCCTGGAAAGATTGATCTGGTTAACTTCATGGAAAAGAATTATATGTTTAATATGTCTCTGGAACGCTTTGGATATCTCACCGGAAGGAGCCTGTCTACCTTTAACAGGGATTTCAGGAAAATTTTTCAGACGACACCCCAGCGTTGGCTTACCCAAAAACGCCTTGAGCTGGCATATTATCATTTAAAAGAAAAACATAAACGGCCTTCGGATGTATTTCTGGAGGTCGGTTTTGAGGATCTTTCGCACTTCTCGTATGCTTTCAAAAAACAATATGGGCTCGTACCGTCCGCTTTAAGTTGA
- a CDS encoding bestrophin family protein — translation MITTKYFNYKQVLNLAGGHIIWLTAWCSLVAALFYFFKWKWMIIPWVPVALIGTAEAFYVGFKNNQAYDRLWEARKIWGGIVNSSRSFVSMLYAFTTNGDGNSETETMKKKIAYRHIAWLYTFREQLLIPTEWEHMSQKRHFGDINIKRHRLIKAGFPDYGRTPIFLHKYLSEKELDLQPEYKNFATYLISKQAKEVNDLKNAGDITDFNQMQLQEALNLFYDYQGQAERIKKFPSPRQFASTAFIFNVIFIMLLPLGLVNEFAKLGNWGILVSVPFCVIIGWIYIVMELVGDYSENPFEGMMFDIPMLSICRTIEIDVLQMIGEHDDLPELIASKNGVLV, via the coding sequence ATGATCACCACAAAATATTTTAATTACAAACAGGTTCTCAATCTCGCCGGCGGGCATATTATCTGGCTTACCGCTTGGTGCAGCCTGGTAGCAGCTCTTTTTTATTTTTTCAAATGGAAGTGGATGATCATTCCCTGGGTACCTGTAGCCCTGATTGGTACGGCAGAAGCCTTTTATGTAGGCTTTAAGAATAACCAGGCCTATGACAGATTATGGGAAGCCCGTAAGATCTGGGGCGGAATTGTCAATTCCAGCCGCTCTTTTGTTTCTATGCTGTATGCATTCACTACAAACGGTGATGGTAACAGTGAAACGGAAACCATGAAAAAGAAAATAGCCTACCGGCATATTGCCTGGCTGTATACCTTCCGTGAACAGCTGCTGATTCCTACAGAATGGGAGCATATGTCCCAGAAAAGACATTTCGGGGATATCAATATCAAAAGACACCGACTGATTAAAGCAGGGTTTCCGGATTACGGAAGAACCCCAATTTTCCTTCATAAATACCTTTCCGAAAAAGAACTGGATCTGCAGCCGGAATATAAAAATTTTGCCACTTATCTGATTTCAAAACAGGCAAAAGAAGTGAATGACCTCAAAAATGCAGGAGATATTACAGATTTTAACCAAATGCAGCTTCAGGAAGCATTAAACCTTTTCTATGACTATCAGGGACAGGCCGAGAGAATTAAAAAATTTCCTTCTCCAAGACAGTTTGCCAGCACTGCTTTTATTTTTAATGTGATCTTCATTATGCTTCTCCCGTTAGGTCTTGTGAATGAATTCGCGAAACTTGGGAACTGGGGAATATTGGTGAGTGTTCCTTTCTGCGTCATCATCGGATGGATTTATATCGTTATGGAGCTTGTGGGAGATTATTCTGAAAACCCGTTTGAAGGAATGATGTTTGATATCCCGATGCTTTCCATATGCAGAACCATTGAGATTGATGTTCTTCAGATGATAGGCGAGCATGACGATCTTCCTGAACTCATTGCTTCTAAAAACGGAGTTCTGGTATAA
- a CDS encoding aminotransferase class I/II-fold pyridoxal phosphate-dependent enzyme, producing MENFNAANEIQDLQYFGEFGGVNPSISDSSTYTFLSAKTMFDTFEGNAEGCYLYSRHSSPMNLYLAQALAKMENTEAANVTASGMGAITSVLMQICKSGDHIISSRTIYGGTYAFLKNFLPPFKIDTTFVDISNFESIENAITPNTKVIYCESVSNPLLEVADLRKLSEICKKHQLKLIVDNTFSPLSVSPILLGADIVIHSLTKFINGSSDTVGGVYCASQEFINDTKNVNNGACMLLGPTMDSFRSASILKNLRTLHIRMKQHSHNALYLAERFEKDGLKVSYPGLKSHKDHELLKSMMHEEYGFGGLLTVDAGTTDKANELMEMMQQENLGYLAVSLGFYKTLFSCSGSSTSSEIPEKEREAMGISDGLIRFSIGLDHDIARTYEKMRECMVKTGVLNHETIFIS from the coding sequence ATGGAAAATTTTAATGCCGCCAACGAGATCCAGGATCTTCAGTATTTTGGTGAATTCGGGGGAGTAAACCCTTCGATTTCTGACAGCTCTACCTATACGTTCCTTTCTGCAAAAACCATGTTTGATACCTTTGAGGGGAATGCTGAAGGGTGCTATTTATATTCAAGACATTCATCCCCTATGAATCTGTACCTGGCACAGGCACTGGCAAAAATGGAAAACACAGAAGCAGCCAATGTTACAGCATCCGGTATGGGTGCCATTACTTCTGTTCTCATGCAGATCTGTAAAAGCGGCGACCATATTATTTCCAGCAGAACCATTTACGGCGGAACGTATGCGTTTCTTAAAAATTTCCTTCCTCCTTTTAAAATTGACACCACTTTTGTAGACATCAGCAATTTCGAATCCATAGAAAATGCCATAACCCCCAATACAAAAGTGATCTACTGCGAAAGTGTAAGCAACCCGCTTCTTGAAGTGGCTGATCTCAGAAAACTTTCAGAAATCTGTAAAAAGCATCAGTTAAAACTGATTGTGGACAACACCTTCTCCCCTCTTTCCGTTTCACCAATCTTACTGGGAGCAGATATCGTTATTCACAGTCTGACCAAATTCATCAACGGAAGCAGTGATACCGTGGGTGGAGTTTACTGTGCAAGCCAGGAATTCATTAATGACACTAAAAACGTAAATAACGGAGCCTGTATGCTGCTGGGACCTACGATGGACAGCTTTCGCTCGGCAAGCATCCTGAAAAACCTCAGAACGCTTCATATCAGAATGAAACAGCACAGTCACAATGCCTTATATCTTGCTGAAAGATTTGAAAAGGACGGGCTGAAAGTTTCCTATCCCGGACTGAAATCACACAAAGACCATGAACTGCTGAAAAGCATGATGCATGAAGAATACGGCTTCGGAGGGCTATTGACGGTAGATGCCGGAACCACGGATAAAGCCAATGAGCTGATGGAAATGATGCAGCAGGAAAACTTAGGCTACCTGGCGGTGAGTTTAGGATTTTATAAAACTTTATTTTCATGCTCGGGAAGTTCTACTTCATCAGAGATTCCGGAAAAAGAGCGTGAAGCAATGGGCATATCAGACGGACTGATCAGATTTTCTATCGGGCTGGATCATGATATCGCCAGAACCTATGAAAAAATGCGGGAATGCATGGTAAAAACAGGCGTTCTCAACCATGAAACTATATTCATATCTTAA
- a CDS encoding glycosyltransferase, giving the protein MRPTISIVVAIFNRKDELFELLNSLTFQTDKAFEVIIVDDGSLIDLKPTIQNFEEILDIKYFRKDNSGPGLTRNYGARRAQNEWLLFVDSDVIVEKDYIENIKKDIESIPCDAFGGADKAHKGFNLMQKAISYSMTSVFTTGGIRGSKKAVSRFQPRSFNMGVKKEVFEKVGGFSEMRIGEDPDLSMTLWENGFTTAFFDDIAVYHKRRVDLGKFSKQVYQFGCARPILNQRHPNYVKISFAFPTLFMLGYILGFIEYFVLGRGIILAFYGLYTFLVFFHAMIVTKNISIAGMAVISTYIQMFSYGYGFLKSWILLNVFRMKPEAAFPKHFHIK; this is encoded by the coding sequence TTGAGACCTACTATTTCCATTGTTGTTGCCATTTTCAACCGAAAAGATGAGCTTTTTGAACTTCTGAATTCACTGACATTTCAGACGGACAAGGCCTTTGAAGTGATTATCGTAGACGATGGCTCTCTGATTGACCTTAAACCTACGATTCAGAATTTTGAAGAAATTTTAGACATCAAATATTTCCGGAAAGACAATTCTGGCCCCGGTCTTACCCGAAATTACGGAGCAAGGAGAGCTCAGAATGAATGGCTGCTTTTTGTAGACAGTGACGTCATTGTAGAAAAAGATTATATTGAAAATATTAAAAAAGATATCGAAAGTATTCCCTGTGATGCTTTCGGAGGGGCAGATAAAGCGCATAAAGGTTTTAATCTGATGCAGAAAGCTATTTCCTATTCCATGACGTCTGTTTTTACAACCGGAGGAATCAGGGGAAGTAAAAAAGCAGTTTCCAGATTCCAGCCGAGGAGTTTCAATATGGGAGTAAAGAAAGAGGTCTTTGAAAAAGTAGGAGGGTTCTCTGAAATGAGGATCGGAGAAGATCCGGACCTGTCTATGACGCTTTGGGAAAACGGTTTCACCACTGCATTTTTTGATGATATCGCTGTCTACCATAAACGCAGGGTAGATTTGGGTAAATTTTCAAAGCAGGTGTATCAGTTCGGTTGTGCAAGGCCTATTCTTAACCAGAGGCATCCCAATTATGTAAAAATATCCTTTGCATTTCCAACGCTTTTCATGCTGGGCTATATTCTTGGTTTTATAGAGTATTTTGTTTTGGGAAGAGGAATTATCCTGGCATTCTACGGATTGTATACATTCCTTGTCTTTTTTCATGCCATGATCGTGACCAAAAACATAAGCATCGCCGGCATGGCAGTGATCTCCACCTATATCCAGATGTTCTCTTACGGATACGGATTCCTGAAATCCTGGATATTGCTGAATGTTTTCAGAATGAAACCTGAAGCCGCATTTCCGAAGCATTTTCATATAAAATAA
- a CDS encoding SDR family NAD(P)-dependent oxidoreductase: MTNNISSLQHPIPSGFNAESTAQEVIKGIDLTGKTVIITGGYAGIGLETTKVLVSAGAQVIVPARDLEKAKQNLTGIENIEFERMDLMDPESIDSFCERFLASGRKLDLLINNAGIMWVPLRRDSRGIESQLATNYLGQFHLTAKLWPALKKANTARVISVSSYGHQMAPFDFEDPNFERREYQTLLGYGQSKTACNLFSTALDERGKRFNIRAYSLHPGSVYGTDLGREEPIDLYIQMGTHDENGNIKPEVEARLKTIPQGAATTVWCATSPALRDIGGVYCENCDVAETDLRQIEHRFDDPATIRGVQPYSIDKDNAEKLWKLSEKMLGFTFDTE, encoded by the coding sequence ATGACAAATAATATCTCATCATTACAGCACCCTATTCCATCAGGTTTTAATGCAGAATCTACCGCTCAGGAAGTAATTAAAGGAATTGATCTTACCGGAAAAACAGTGATTATCACAGGCGGATATGCAGGCATAGGTCTTGAAACCACAAAAGTTCTGGTCTCTGCCGGAGCTCAAGTTATTGTTCCGGCAAGAGATCTTGAAAAGGCAAAACAGAATCTTACAGGTATTGAAAATATTGAATTTGAAAGAATGGACCTGATGGATCCTGAATCTATCGATTCTTTTTGCGAAAGATTCCTCGCATCCGGCAGAAAACTTGATCTCCTGATTAATAATGCCGGAATTATGTGGGTTCCCCTCCGCAGAGACTCCAGAGGTATTGAATCCCAGCTGGCCACGAACTATCTCGGACAGTTTCATCTGACAGCAAAACTCTGGCCTGCACTGAAAAAAGCAAACACAGCCCGCGTGATCAGTGTTTCCTCTTACGGTCATCAGATGGCTCCGTTTGATTTTGAAGATCCCAATTTTGAAAGAAGAGAATATCAGACGCTACTGGGCTATGGACAATCGAAGACGGCATGTAATTTATTTTCCACAGCACTGGATGAAAGAGGGAAAAGGTTTAATATCAGGGCTTATTCCCTGCATCCCGGATCTGTTTACGGAACGGATCTTGGCAGAGAAGAGCCCATCGATCTTTATATTCAAATGGGTACTCATGACGAAAACGGAAATATCAAACCGGAAGTTGAAGCCCGTTTAAAAACCATACCACAAGGTGCGGCAACTACGGTATGGTGTGCAACGAGCCCTGCTCTCCGGGATATCGGTGGCGTGTATTGTGAAAACTGTGATGTTGCGGAAACAGATCTCCGCCAGATAGAACACAGGTTTGATGATCCGGCTACCATCCGCGGTGTACAGCCTTATTCTATAGATAAAGACAACGCAGAAAAGTTATGGAAACTGAGTGAGAAGATGCTAGGTTTTACATTCGATACGGAATAA
- a CDS encoding S8 family peptidase — MKKIFISAGTLAIITLSAQNNEHLKAEFDRQHKENTEKFDSYISKRYGNNRNPEILKEIENQKSTLAGFLPGGIPYFNKPHDMDQIMNANADFLQGGTVNGLTGSYNGEGIKFTIFDGSHDASKGRVFADHAFFNNMPNRISNKEAVTMNYGAHSTSVAGFIGARSFTYTVTFPNGTNRQVNFKGIAPNSTIDAYNFGTTTLPGNTSPSTVFQKIVTAQPKISNHSYGTNQGWDDGEINGAVVWVWNGAFASPNSYVDAQGSYYEDDKNYDQIVYNNPSYIIVKSSGNSFGMGPAGNTAAKYYRNATGALTAFASTDTPPPNNCALGYDCIGIGSLAKNIIVVGATNRITTNGTRYTASSDVIRSSYSSAGPRDDGGIKPDISTVGTEVASAYTAEDTTGSSGITVTSGTSFSAPVVTGIIGLWTQIHKQLFNNTELNAASAKTLTIHTALEAGNIGPDPHFGWGFINAKKGAEVLVGKSNNTVIFNDETLNNATTNKKTVIASGSEPLKVTVSWIDPEFTNFTSQWSNLNNNRVSKLVNDIDVRIIDTTTNTVYTPWKLDAINPMVPATKGDNTVDNVEQVLIDAPVAGRTYRIEISHKGTLRNNAGTTAPQNYSVIVTGHSQVLGTGEASFSNDIAVVPTVTKDNVHILKAPRKSTFTVYDLSGKKLQNRLITNDDESVDLSAYANGIYILEIRTAKEVISKKVIKE, encoded by the coding sequence ATGAAGAAAATTTTTATCTCGGCCGGTACTTTAGCCATTATAACTTTAAGTGCACAAAATAATGAACACCTGAAAGCAGAGTTCGACAGACAGCATAAGGAGAACACCGAAAAATTTGACTCTTATATCTCGAAACGTTATGGAAACAACAGAAACCCTGAAATCCTGAAAGAAATTGAAAACCAAAAAAGTACTCTGGCGGGTTTCCTGCCCGGTGGAATACCTTACTTTAACAAACCCCATGACATGGACCAGATTATGAATGCCAATGCAGACTTTCTGCAGGGAGGAACAGTCAATGGGCTCACTGGCTCCTATAATGGTGAAGGAATAAAATTTACCATTTTTGACGGTTCCCACGACGCTTCAAAAGGCAGGGTATTTGCCGATCATGCTTTTTTTAACAATATGCCCAACAGAATAAGCAATAAGGAAGCCGTTACAATGAATTATGGAGCTCATTCAACATCGGTTGCCGGATTTATAGGAGCCCGCAGCTTTACCTATACGGTAACTTTCCCAAATGGTACAAACAGACAGGTTAATTTTAAAGGTATAGCGCCCAATTCCACGATTGATGCGTACAACTTCGGCACAACAACTTTACCGGGAAATACAAGTCCAAGTACAGTATTTCAAAAAATAGTCACAGCCCAGCCCAAAATTTCAAACCACTCCTATGGAACCAATCAGGGATGGGATGATGGAGAAATAAACGGAGCTGTTGTCTGGGTTTGGAATGGAGCATTCGCAAGTCCAAACAGCTATGTTGATGCGCAGGGAAGCTACTATGAAGATGATAAAAACTATGATCAGATTGTTTATAACAATCCTTCTTATATTATTGTAAAATCATCAGGAAATTCCTTTGGTATGGGGCCTGCAGGAAATACAGCTGCCAAATATTACAGGAATGCTACAGGAGCCCTCACAGCGTTTGCTTCTACTGATACTCCGCCACCCAATAACTGTGCATTGGGCTATGATTGTATCGGGATTGGTTCCTTAGCTAAAAATATCATTGTTGTGGGTGCCACCAATAGAATTACAACGAATGGCACCAGATACACTGCCTCTTCAGACGTGATCCGTTCCAGTTACAGCAGCGCTGGCCCCAGAGACGACGGAGGGATTAAACCTGATATATCTACCGTAGGAACAGAAGTTGCATCTGCTTATACAGCTGAAGATACTACAGGCAGTAGTGGTATAACCGTAACTAGCGGGACTTCATTTTCTGCGCCGGTAGTGACGGGAATTATAGGACTCTGGACACAGATACACAAACAGCTCTTCAATAATACAGAGCTCAATGCCGCCTCTGCAAAAACCCTGACCATCCACACTGCTCTGGAAGCAGGCAACATTGGTCCGGATCCACACTTTGGATGGGGATTTATCAATGCTAAGAAAGGTGCTGAAGTTTTGGTAGGAAAATCAAACAACACAGTTATTTTCAATGACGAAACCCTTAATAATGCAACCACTAACAAAAAAACGGTTATCGCATCCGGAAGTGAACCTCTGAAAGTTACGGTTTCATGGATAGATCCTGAATTTACCAACTTCACCAGCCAGTGGTCCAATTTAAATAACAACAGAGTCTCAAAATTAGTCAACGACATAGATGTAAGAATTATTGATACCACAACTAATACAGTCTATACACCATGGAAGCTGGATGCCATTAATCCTATGGTACCGGCCACCAAGGGAGACAATACAGTAGATAATGTAGAACAGGTGTTGATTGATGCTCCGGTGGCAGGCAGAACTTACCGCATTGAAATCTCTCATAAAGGCACACTAAGGAATAATGCTGGTACCACTGCTCCCCAAAATTATTCTGTTATTGTTACCGGTCATAGTCAGGTGTTAGGAACCGGGGAAGCCTCATTTTCTAATGACATTGCAGTCGTTCCGACGGTTACGAAAGATAATGTTCATATATTGAAAGCGCCGCGAAAATCTACCTTTACTGTTTATGATCTGTCCGGTAAAAAATTACAAAACAGACTGATCACCAATGATGACGAGTCTGTAGATCTTTCGGCCTATGCCAACGGGATTTACATCCTCGAAATAAGAACTGCTAAAGAAGTTATTTCTAAAAAAGTCATTAAGGAATAA